The sequence below is a genomic window from Tachyglossus aculeatus isolate mTacAcu1 chromosome X1, mTacAcu1.pri, whole genome shotgun sequence.
GGAAGAGTCTTCTTGGAAACCGTCAGCTACAGAAATCATCCGGTCTGGATGCCATTTGGGCCCTAGGGGCAGAAGAAAACCGGCCAAGAAATTCCACCAACAATTACTGGTTGGAAGACCGGGGACAGAcaataaagggggggggggggggggggggggcaggtggcAAAGGAGTTGAAAGTGGATTGGGCTGGGTCGGGGTCCTGGAGACATGGGTGGTAGACTCATTTCTGGCTCACAGTGATGCCTCGGACAAGTTACTCAATCTCTGTGTGCCTCCACTgactcattagtaaaatgggggaaaCAGCAGCTGCTCCAGGACTCTCGTGGGATCCTACGGGTCCAAGGCCCGTGGCGGGAAAGATCGTCCGTGAAGGGAAACCTCGTTTAGGGACCAGCAACAGCAGCGTTAATCGActgtctgaagagcactgtatcaggCGCTCGGGAACTCACAAAAGAAAAGATACAGTCCCCGCCCTGGAGGAACAGTTTACAGTCCCAGGGCAGTTCACTGTCTTGTACATCTGATTCCGATCTGAAAAATGGAACAGACCGGTGTCTGGGGTGTTCTTGAAATGCAGAGGCAGCAAGAACAGTGGCCACCCCAAATCCCAcccaactctcaatcaatcaatcgtatttattgagcgcttactgtgtgcagagcactttcaacAGAATCAAATAGAAAGTGACcgccaggtggggagggggaaagaggtgtGGTATCACAAGCCTctctggttttaataataatataatcatggtatttgttaataataaaaataattattatccctatggtatttattgagcacttactatgtgccaggcactgtactaagcactggggtggataaaagtaaattgggttggacacagtcccttgtctcatgtggggctcacagtcttaatccccattttacagatgaggtaactgaggcacagagaagttaagtggacttgccaaggtcatacatcagacagatggctgagccggaattagaacccatgaccttctgaatcccaagcccgtgctccatccactacgccacgctgcttcaatacatgcactgttctaagcactggggtagacacaaggcagtcaggtcgggcacagtctgtgtcccacatggggctcgcggccttaatccccattttccaaatgagggaactgaggcacagagacatcaagtgacttgcccaagatcacacagcagacaagtggcggagccaggattagaactcaggtcctcctgagtcccaggcttgtgctctacccactaggctacactgactCGCTTTGTGTGTTTGGCCTTGCCAGCTTTCTGTCGGACTCCCAAATACCTAACACAGAATAAGAAGGGGTGCATCTCCCTCATGAACAGATGCCATCCATGGCTTTGCCAAGCAGTGGCATGTGTGCTGCAGCTGTCGGTTGTGAGGAGGTTGACACAATTGTGATCCCGGCCCTCGGCTACTGTCCCGAAGAGCCTCGAGGggacggggttggggggtgagggggcagcgGAGTATGTGAGACTGGTTCTGTCCTTCCTGGCCAGTCAGCCCCCAGTTCAGTGCTCACCAAGTTTGGGCCTTCCTCCTCAGTCCCAGCTCAGCCCAAAGGCTTTCCACGGGGTTGGATTTAGCATGGCCAGGGGCTGTtctctaggactgtaagctcgtcgtcgtgggcagggaaatgcaCCTGTTATGCTTttgtcttgtactcccccaaccgcttagtacagtgctctgcacccagtaagtgctcagtaaatatgatcgactgactctcCATCCAGGCCTCCAGGATGTTTTGCTGACTTCAATATGACACTGCTAGCATTCACTTCAGTTCCAGCCAGGTCCTGAAGGTGAGGGATCTGGACTGGGGCAAACCCAGGGACTCTACTCCAATGCAGAGGCCCCTTAGGAGTCGGGCCTGGCTCTGGCCCAGGTCATACTCAGGCCAAACGATCTAGAGTCGGGATACTGGGTGGGCCAGGGATGGCTGGACCCAAGCAgagaccccttcctccccatcccccagcctgtcCTAAGGTGGACCCATATTCATCCTTGAAACTCACCAGGAGCATCTCCtccaatttcaatcaatcaaccaatcaatagtatttgcagagcactctagtaagtgcttggaagagtacaagaggagcagcatagcgtagtggaaagagcaggagtctgggagtcaggggacttgggttctaatcccagctctgtcgccactcacctgctgtgtgaccttgggtaagtcacttcactcttctgggtctcggtttcctcatctgttcagtggggattcgatacctgtactccctccccattagactataagcctcacgtgggacagggactgtgtccaacttgatgaaccgGTCTGTCTGATTTGTCCCTGCACAACCTATTTCAGCTCATTCTACCAATTAGCTTGCCTGAACCATCACATCCAAAGCTTTCCTGTGTTCCCCGAAATCGACCACcatctgctccccatcccccagaaCCCCTTCCCCGAATCCTGGAATCCTCTGACTAACCCTTGGGATTTTCATGCCTTCCAGCCACGAACCTATCGGGGTTGTGGCTGATGGCAGACATCACCCCCACATGGGAGACCAGGGTGAGACTTAAGAGCCGCAGCATCGCGATCACTATCACCAGCATTATTGACTGtgccctgtgggtcagggacttggcAACACTCGGTAGAAGTGAGATACCTGGTTGGTCCCTGCTCTTGAGAACCTCACAATGGGGTCGTCCGGCAGAATTCAACTGCCAAATCCTTACCGCGGTAAACCGAGAAAAGAACAAGCTCAGATCCAAATATTAAAAACGAAAGTGCGGAAGGAAATCAATACAGAAACACTACAAAATATACACAAGAGGGTCGAGGATGCCCGACGGGGATGACCTGGCAGGTAGACTTTAGCCAGGGAAAGCTTCTctgaggaggtgggtttttaggagggccttgatgtgctttgtcagatttgagggaggagggagtcccgtgtcgggggacgggggagaatcaatcaatcaatcaatcgtatttattgagcgcttactatgtgcagagcactgtactaagcgcttgggaagtacaaattggcatcacacagagacagtccctacccaacagtgggctcacagtctaaaagtgtggagAATGATGGTTCAGCCGTGGGAGAGTCCCAAAAGAGGTGTAGTTGGGTTTGTTTGGGacttgggagatgagaaaagagtGAGCTGTGGCACAGTAGGAAGAGGGCGGATAGGAAAGGGGAAGATGGTTGGTGAAGGGCCTGGAAGCTGAGGACTAGCAGGGACTCTGTGAGAAGAGAGCTGGGAAGCTGAGGCCCCCTCATCCGATGAGGGGCAATAGCTCAGGGAAGGCAGCAGGGTTTGACGCTCCCTCCATTTTCCCTTTCCCAAAACCCCAAACGGAGAGACCCGATACGAGCTAAAGCTCAGCCAGGCCCCTCTCATCCCTAGCCAAAcagccccagctctgctgctcgGCTGGACCCACAGCAACACTGCCTTTCACACTGGGGCTGCCAAATTAGCTCTTCCGACTTAGTGGAAACCAATTACCTGGTGCCGATTCCCATCTCTCCACGGAGCAGGCTGGTAATTACCCTTACCGTGcgtcctctctcttttccctggctccctcggTGCCTGGCAGGCCTGACACCTACAGCGTCGGACCTTCCCAGTTGCCGAAAACTTGCTGGAAGGACAAAAGGCTCCTACAGCCAGCAGTGCCCTACCTCTCTCTGCCCGCCGccaacaccgcccccccccccccatcacttcCCCCCAGCATCACAGAAGTGAAAGGCCCCCTTGTTTCCCTTTGGGAGACAGGCTGGGCCAGTGATtctgaggcagtgtggcccagtggaaagagcacgggactgaagAGTCAGCAGACCGGCGTCCTAGTCTCGGCTCCCCCACTTACTTGCTCTGTGAGCGGAGTGGAGCGGAACAGAACGGACTCTACTGCGGGGatatttctctccttcctgccaaccCCGGAAGACCGACTTCCCTGAGAACAGAGGGGAGTCTCTAAGAAGAAGGATGGTATTTAGGGAGTACCtattatgggccaaacactgtgctaagtgctgggatagtagacgcatagggctcacagtctaagtaggagggaccgcaggtatccccattttacagacgaggaagctgagactcagagaggtgaagtgaccctCCCAAGGcgacccaacaggcaagtggcggagccacgattagaacccgggtatcctgactctcagacccgtggaGCATGACTCAGTCCCATACTGGGAGGGCacagaaaaatgataataatactaatgctaataacaataataataatggtatttgttaagcacttactacgtgccaagcactgttctaagctcaggggtagatacaagataatcaggttggacacagtccctgtcccacatggggctcacggtctaaatccccattttacgacagagggaactgaggcacagagaagtgaagtgacttggcccaaggtcccacagcagacaagggacggagccgggattagaacccacgacctccgactcccaagcccacgctcttgccactagggcTGGGCGATCATATCTAGATCTGTCTTGGCTTTGCAGCTTCTGTCTGGTCAGCCGGCTTGCAGCTTTCTCAGGGGACCGAAACagccaacaaaaaaaaaaggaaactatCTCCAGTGTGGGGGGggtgggcaagggggagaggaagaaaagatctCGGCTCCAGGAGGAAAGGGATCAGCTTTAACCCTGGGgctactgcttctcagtttccttcttggCTCAGAGATTAAATCAccagaaaggcagggggaggaggtagaaggaggaagagaccaGCAGTGGCACAGAAAGTAAGTCGGTggaggatcagggctgggaggcggtggggagagacaggggaggagAACTGAAGGGCACAAATCAATACGGCAAAGTCACCAGCAATCTGATTTGAAAGCGCAGAAACCCGGGAGGGGCTGGAAGGTTTTCGCGGCGCTTAGCTGGGACCTCTTCTCCGAGGTCACCAGTTCTCATAAGCCCAGCGCGAGCCGCTCGGGAGAAACCCGGTGCCGCAAGGCTAACGAAGGGGCCCCAACGCCACTGTCAGCCGCTCCGCTCTAATCCCGACCCGGGGAGGATGACGGGGCAGGGAGCTGGCGGGCCCCACTTGGAACCGGGCCAGGTCAGTCACATCCCGACTCAACTCTTCCCCCTTGAGCTTCTTCACCGAAACGTCCAAGGTCTGGGGCGTCTGGGACGTGAGGCCGGGGCGATCCCGTGGAAAGGTGGCCAGGCCGGCCGGCGGGCTGCCGTCCACCAGAACCAACGGCTGCCACCTCCCCTGCTGTTGGGGTCCTCTTTCGGGGGGGCCCCCCCAGAGCCCAGGGTGACCGCCTGAGGACGTACTGCCCACTGGCGGCCCGGCCGAGCACCGCAAGCCATTCACTCGCTTCCACTGGCCCGatcctcccctcccgccctccacccctcccacgGACCAATTGGATGGCTGGAACCCACGCAGCTCAGCCTTCCCTGTTCACGGGCGGCTTGTAaataggggcagagggagagcacagCTCGGCCACACAGAGAGCCGGCTTCTTGGCAGGCGGCGGCAGGCGCAGGGTGGAACCAAGTCCGGCGGCTGCCGGGCCCCGATCCCACCGGGCGGCCAGAGCCGAAGTTCCCGTGCGAGGGCTAACCGACTCCCCGCTCGTGGCTTTCGTCCCAGGCGTTCGGCTCCAGGACCCTCCGGGGCCGGGGGAGCGACCCGCTATGAGGTGAAGCCTCGCCAATGGACGGTCAGTGCCGGGTGGGGGCGAGGCCGGGCTCGGGGGGAGAGCCCCTGGGGCCGGGCCAGAAGCGGGGGCCGGGCTGCCGGGGAGGGGATGGCCGGCCCCGTGGGTGCTCCCCAACAGCCGGTCGGGGCTTGGAGCCCGGGCAGGTGGCAGTCTGGCCAGTGCTGCGTGAGGAGGACAGAACGCCGCCGTTCCCCGCCCGGGAAATGACACTGCCCGAAACCAAGCACTCCGGGAGGGGCCGGAGCCCCTAAGCGCTCTCgcctctctctcagccccagacTGCTCCCCGTCCCTCTAGCTTGGACGTGCAGGACTGAGGGGCTGTCTTGACCGAGGGGGAGGAGGTTCTATTGAGAGCCTGGGGGCCCGGGAACCTCTGTCTTTCCAGACCCCCCAGCTCTCTTCTGGCTGGGGCGGCCCaggcccccccgcctcccccgggtGCTGGGTCCGGACCCTCGAGCCCCCCCCCGCCAGCAGCATGGGTCCCCAGGCCCCGGTCCACACGCTCTGGAAATGCCTCGGGAGGCTGCTGGTGTTCCTCGAGTTGTCGGCTCGGGGCTCGGCCATGCTCAACACCCCTTATGTGCTCCACCGCTGCCCTCTGGTCTGCATCTGCACCGCGGACCTGCTGAGCTGCGCCAAGCACAACCTGGTCGAGGTGCCCACCCCGCTGCCCGCCGTGGCCACCACTCTCGACCTCAGCTACAACGCCCTCCAGAAGCTCCAAGACCACTGGCTGGCGAGCCTGCCCCAGCTGCAGACCCTCCGCCTGGGCCACAATCAGATCTCGGGCCTCTCCCCGCGGGCGTTCCACAACGCCACTTCCCTCCGGCACCTGGATCTGTCCTCCAACACCCTGTCGGCCGTGAGAAAGCGTGACTTCGAGGAGCTGGTGAACTTGGAGGAGCTCCTGCTGTACAACAACCGCATCACCCAGGTGGAGGAGCACGCCTTCCGGCGGCTGGGCCACCTGCAGAAGGTCTACCTGAGCTGGAACCAGCTGACGGCTTTCCCCTTCCGAGCCCTACACGGGCTCGTCCACCCCCGCCTCAGGGCGCTGGACCTGTCCACCAACAAGCTGACCAGCATCCCCATCGAGGAGGTCATGGCCCTGCCCGTCTACGTCAAGAACGGCCTGTACCTCCACAACAACCCCATCAGGTGCAGCTGTCCGCTGTACCGCATGTTCCGCCACTGGCAGCAGCGCGGCTTCAGCTCAGTGGCGGACTTCGCGGAGGAGCACATCTGCATCGCCTTCGAGGTGCCCTCCTCCCGCGTCCGCTTCTTCGCCCACAGCAAGATCTTTGAGAACTGCTCGGCCGGGGACGCCTGGGACCTCCCCGAGGCGCACCTCAGGGTGACCGTGGGCCAGCCCCTGACCATCGACTGCAACGCCAGCCTGCACGGGGCCCCGGCCCGCTACATGTGGATCTCCCCGGGGAACGAGTTCATCGACGCCTCGGGCAGCCGGGACCGGACCATGGCGGTGCGGCCCAACGGCAGCCTGACCATCCGCCGGGTGCAGATGGAGCACTCCGGGGTCTACGTGTGCCTGGCCGTCGGCCAGCACCAAAAGCACAACAAGACGCACGAGTTCAACGTGACCGTCCAGTACCCGAAGCACGAGGCCGAGTCTTTCAACACGGGGCTCACCACCTTGCTGGGCTGCGTGGTCAGCCTGGTGCTGGTCCTCCTGTACCTCTACCTGACCCCGTGCCGCTGCTCCTCGTGCTGTCGGCGGCCCCTGCTCCCCGGCCCCCCGCAGGAGCGCAGCGCCCAGTCCTCCATCCTCAGCACCACGCCGCCGGCCACCGACGGGCCCAGCCGCAAGATCGGCACCAACAAGCACGTCGTCTTCCTGGAGCCCATCAAAGAAGTCCAGAACGGCCGGATCAAGCTGGCCGTCAGTGAGGACCTGGACCTCAAGAACCCCAAGATCCTGCAGCTCAAGTCGGACTCGGAATCCGGCAGCTCCGTGTTCTCGGACACCCCCATCGTGATCTAGGAGATGGCCtccggggctggggggtggggtgggggagggaggggagccacAGAGGCGGCTCTCCTGGCCAGACTGCCCCGGGGCCCTGAGGCCAgcaggggaggcggggaggaactGCAGAGCCGAGAAAGGTCCTGCGCGCTCAGAGTACACAGTACGTATGTCTCCGTTTTCCTTCTTAGATCAATGACACCACTCCGAGCTGTCAGCCTGTTTGCTACGGCTCTCCTCCGGTCCATTAAAACAACAAACTTGCCAGAGCTGGAGGAGAGGTCATTACCGGCGCAGGGAAGACAGCTTTTACAGGCTCGAGGTGCAGCTCAGGGCTGGGGTCAAGGGGTGGGGTGATGGATCCAACGACCTCGTTCTGGTTCTAGACCTCCCGGCAGGGATCAAGGCCCTGTTTCAGGGGTGCGACCTGACCCCCTGCAGCCAAAGGGCACAAGTAGCAGGCATCTCGGTTCTGCAGCTTAGCTCTTCCCACGCACGCGCGTCTCCTTTCCTGTTGTGTCCTGcccaggagacagggtgatccCTAGTGTCCAAGTTGCCTGGTGAGCTTTGTATGAGTggcaggtggggggcggggggggggggggggggcagcagtAAGTGCTGAGCTCCCCGTGGTactgggaaaggggcaggggggggggggaggtatcGGTCACCACAGTGGAATGAGATTGGTCGTTTGcaactccccatcctccccccaccgAGTGATATGGAAGCACCCTagagatgtgggagagggacagaaggATTTCTAGATCTGGGCATCTGCCCCTCCCACCACCTGGCCCTGGCCAAAGGGGTCCAGCTTTGGTTTCAGATCACCTTCTCTGACCCGGAGCATTTGGGGAGAGAACGGATTTGCTTGGGACAAGATCAAGGGTTCTTGCCAGGATGCTGTCTTTCAGAGCCTTGTTCCTTCCCTCTGACCTCCCCAGGATCAGGCTCCCGGCATATGCCAAGAACTTTAAAACGGCAAGGTCCCCGGGAGCGGGGGGAAATCCAGTTTGTTTCCAGGGGTCTGCTTTCCAGTCACTCTTCAGCAGGATCCCCAAACTCGGAGAGGGTGGACACCCTGACTCAAACCAGAGGCCGGTGGAAGCGAGGCCAACCTGCTAgaggtctccttcctacttctttTTCAACAGCGCTGCCAGGCTTGGATTTCCCGGCAGGCTGTGAACAGCAGGTACCCTGCTGCTCAGGTGAGGTCCTGGTCCCAgcatctcctcttccccaccagcATGAGCAACAACCAGCTGGGTTCTTGAACGGCCTGCTTGACGTAAGGGCCAAATGATTTCCCAGTTGCTGGGATGCTTCTTGCCTGCCAGACTTAGTCTAAGGCTCGGAGGCCAGCtagtccatcctcctgtctccagacTCTTTTTGCCGACAGGAACCCAGGCACTGCTCAGGGGCCTCCTCTGACCTTGAACAGCGACAGCAATGAGACGGGTCATGGCTCTTCCCCAGGCACCATTCAGGGGACTTCACCCCAACTTAAAGCACAGCGCTGAGCACTTCTTTCACAACTAAACACCCCCACATCAGATGGGAAAGCTTTTCCCTTAAGCACAGTCTCCTGCTGCCCGTGTTGCTAGAATCCCTGCTGGCCCATTCAGACTTCTAGcagttgtgtgtgtggggggggggggggggggggagggagggagagagagagagtgtgtgtgtgtgtgtgtgtgtgtgtgtgtgtgtgtgtgtgcgtgcgtgcgtgcatgcgcgcgcacacaccaGAGAAGCCCAGAGTCTCCACAGGGTAATGACCAACCAAGCCAGTCAGGAAGAAAGCAATGCAACTGCTTCTTAGCCCTGATGCTAAAATACGAACATCCAGGAACAGACCGGtctggtgatgggcagccttaCCTGGAGTGGACGTCCTGCCTACTGTTCATTAATTTCCAGGCTTGTTTGCCTAGATCTATGTAAACGATGCATCAGTCTGTACACTTCTTAGGCACTCACAATGAAAGTTATTTGGCTGCCTTTAAAGCTGATATTTCTTGACTCCTCCCTGCCAACTCCCCTCTCTTATTCCTCCAGTCCACCCAGCAGTGTGGGggtatggagagagagggagagagatcgttTGGCTCCGGCTCTCTCCCTTCCTAGTAGTGGGTGCTTCTGAaccgcccccttctccacccttcGCCCACTTTGAGAGTGCTTTTCTGACTCGCGCAACACCCAAGCAAAAGGCTGAGAGTTCTGAAAAATGAGACGACGCTGATGGAAAGGGGTCCTGCCCGCTGCCTACCCAACTCTTCTCCCGGCTCCGTGGACCAAGGAAGAGCCAGCTCCTTTCTCCCGTGGAAGGTCAGATTCCTTGCTCGGAAGTGCTGTGGCCCTGATATTTATGAAACCTTTGAATAAATGTCCTGATTAAGGTGACACatgcattctatttatttgccATAGAGTTCATCTTGAATGAAAAATGCCTATTTTTGGAAACTCATTTTGGCCTGCAAGTCTTTTTTCCCCACCATCTGCTGCCCCGCTGAGGCATTGGCCTGGGGCCACTTTATGCCTGCCTTAGCCGTGTGCCCTTCTTCCTCGATTCCTGAGCCAGGACCCTGCAGGGTTCactcccgtcctcctcctccacccggctgcgcgcgtgtgtgtgtctccctccagccccaaacaGTTATCGTTGGAGGTGATGGAGGTCAGGctgcagcataaaacaagacatctGACACAGCTCTGGAGAAAGAGCAGAAACAATGCTGGAGATGGACTGgcagagacaggaagaggagaTGGCAAGCCGAGAAAGGAGTCTCACAGCATACAGCCACCCTACAGAGGCCAGCTCGAAATGGCCTGCTGTCGACCTTGACTTCCTATTACCAAAACCGGAATAAAGGTTCGCCTGAGCCCTTCCCAGAGAGGGAGGGCAGCCCACCATTTCGAGGGGGTTGCTTCTCAGCTCTGATTTCGACCCAGGAGCCCTCTTGGTCCCAGATCTGGTCCCGTAACTGCCTAGAGCTCTGCCTGTTCTCCAGCAAATAAGGCATCAAAGCATTTCCGGGGCTCTAACTGGGCATGGGTCTGGTCTGGATCCGGGAATTTAGCGCACCGGTCTTTGGGGGTCAGAGAGCAAGACCAGGTTAGATTCCCAAGAAGCAAATGGCTCCTACCACCCTAACTGCCTCCGGTGCCTCTCAAGGGGGCCAGCCCTGACATGGGGTGGTGGGGACCCCTCCGGGGTGGCCAGTCCCTAAGCTGCATGGGAGTTAGGGCTGGGTCAGTTAAGAgagcaggaagggaaaaggaggggagaagagggaggagcttAGGCCTGGTTTCCAATCTACACAGCACAAGATTCTGTTCAGCAAAGAAAAACAAGAAATTCAACCTACTCGAGTTCAGGACAGAGATTCTCTATCCTTTCCAAAGCTCTATCTCTACAGACAACGCACATTCCTAGGGCTAGGGGTCCTGCTATGATGCCATTTTTCTAACCTCGGTGCCCCCTTTGCCTCTTCACATGCTTTTCTCGAACACACCTTCAGAAGCAGATTTGATGTACGTGCCCAAACGACCTCTGGGTAATTAGCTCCAACATTCCCCAAGTCATGGAAGGACAGAACTCAGCTCATCTCCTCATgatgaccagggtctggaggctcAGTTCTCCACTAAAGGCCAATTTCTTGCTCTGCCTCTAGGCTTTTCAGTCCTGAGATGTTGTTAGGGAAAGGGTTCCATGATGGGTTGGCAAGTTTTGCTctatgaaatcatcatcatcaatcgtatttattgagcgcttactatgtgcagagcactgtactaagcgcttgggaag
It includes:
- the AMIGO3 gene encoding LOW QUALITY PROTEIN: amphoterin-induced protein 3 (The sequence of the model RefSeq protein was modified relative to this genomic sequence to represent the inferred CDS: inserted 1 base in 1 codon; deleted 2 bases in 1 codon; substituted 2 bases at 2 genomic stop codons); this encodes MAGPVGAPQQPVGAWSPGRWQSGQCCVRRTERRRSPPGKXHCPKPSTPGGAGAPKRSRLSXQPQTAPRPSSLDVQDXGAVLTEGEEVLLRLGAREPLSFQTPQLSSGWGGPGPPASPGCWVRTLEPPPASSMGPQAPVHTLWKCLGRLLVFLELSARGSAMLNTPYVLHRCPLVCICTADLLSCAKHNLVEVPTPLPAVATTLDLSYNALQKLQDHWLASLPQLQTLRLGHNQISGLSPRAFHNATSLRHLDLSSNTLSAVRKRDFEELVNLEELLLYNNRITQVEEHAFRRLGHLQKVYLSWNQLTAFPFRALHGLVHPRLRALDLSTNKLTSIPIEEVMALPVYVKNGLYLHNNPIRCSCPLYRMFRHWQQRGFSSVADFAEEHICIAFEVPSSRVRFFAHSKIFENCSAGDAWDLPEAHLRVTVGQPLTIDCNASLHGAPARYMWISPGNEFIDASGSRDRTMAVRPNGSLTIRRVQMEHSGVYVCLAVGQHQKHNKTHEFNVTVQYPKHEAESFNTGLTTLLGCVVSLVLVLLYLYLTPCRCSSCCRRPLLPGPPQERSAQSSILSTTPPATDGPSRKIGTNKHVVFLEPIKEVQNGRIKLAVSEDLDLKNPKILQLKSDSESGSSVFSDTPIVI